A region from the Nodosilinea sp. FACHB-141 genome encodes:
- a CDS encoding LamG domain-containing protein, with translation MTAQAPVLEGFIKRYSDRNYRYPVLVRHQGTVIALAMDDQRRIYYSVLNLNGQGNSLDVNSWADQPQELEFPKEIAEVGFGLADQLLLPTVKKGSRTPVNAGVVVADNEVDKFLSRTARLTADAPFQAMSDGRFVYVFRQAIAANHPDQITVEGPENRQIPIVDSTLLVDRFVLSGASGASQAGEAAPVPQLKLNLEVRFRRSRSKTRPQSTKDSLGARDMQDQPFFEPTQELSFIRNLQEGRFSIVLLPTTIAEVSRWQIFAFNSATGMIDAYNVERSLEGLFNTRGTQSAPSSDAAETALNFSQESDHVVLAPGVRLGQGFSQEAWIFPRVTAPEPGEALEQALLGNDDKTATAPPSIWIVDNRRVRVGFGDGAGFQSFITGEVLRSNQWNHLAVVFSNDPDDAGYHLYVNGLPVDVRQEGTAGTSVGKVPVDAAITLIGAPSHSFSGLIDEIRLWNRPRSEREIRSDRGLRLSGHELGLAAYWRLDEGSGREIFDHTSNHAPGTMTAGFANRAWVASDAPIGENAGVNRDSFRFEGRTVESGIASLLYFQQQEARTGYDQQAKPLRQGARVMLAVATQASGGDRKEIATLDFGVSANGRLAKVADKLRLKPVAVERDGDPVDVSAELAQIQAIQQVIDQTLSADDTADVSVALAQIEALQAAISQKQQAARTVDVNAELDRIGTLQGAITQKTQRVTTLSEEIDYLNRVFRIVDDAIANRSTGLIVPAGSLDSLNLPAKLSRLRELRNLQANGQQELQQLLDFLRNARVTLHEHANFGGRSLSFGLNAIGNSFSPRFVGYTQLNQHNFNDLISSISISAFIRVGRGSQLFLPALQVTVFEHANRNSGQNGFAHTFTDTTAFVGRNFNDRISSLEISENSAFRNHCDALQRSLDSLTTDLSTLLDELRGIRTSIEALRADQDQQRQQLEQAVTSDRTALAALQNLLNKGFAATMPLVHSDVNGLSVAGGLLTFAWSDDTPLLFDSAVGNVAMYFRGTDDQFFVAYYKTLTQRARYVLNDALGAEAVVGFARSTEAEMDRIRLNVAGEAADSACTVTIQNKAGGQTIIETWHQVPRAPEGFAKVLNGLAGDRTFVGRGEIVLTSGRADTLTVAGGLHRSLPAGATLFIGDFKATLETAVDQGATELAIRTEAASSTTAPLPVFFLEYDYAVQASTTQGGADLSSGSKLLAFIANGAGQAVKNGTVHSGLTLSSRWVSEAPGHTYAFDGQDSHARLEASSADFDQQLRRFSPQADLTLEAWVRPSQIAEASLRSRLLHYQPAANTTDTRYLLGLKREELTTAIALNGSTDLVRIPNATQLNFAGAITIEAWVKPAKNENLGNIIVHGNASGPQVFLRINEGRYEAGSHNGTDHKVAIVMPAADRTGNAWVHLAGVYDGTHWRLYRNGIALGEQADAIGAIPIDADWGLGAHPNPSDRVRILTGAIAEARIWQRGRTQTEIAVDMTRELSGNETDLVGCWRFDDFGNRRATDHARFGHHGQLEGNPQPTESPIPAYSVFAGVGEQLVQSSQKIAAGNWNHLAAVFNQSYGVQLDGQPGTFLDAGADLTLDLNRDLTIEAAFKVNDLSQPRALLTKGKLSATEDSEQRVPYALYLNSAGRLVFAFEDVRGKKHLFISQPIPNPTEFHTVTVTRKRHTITSPVRNNSDQQTGVDIVSWDAIQFFVDGKANTPIGQPYGLFEYKKAGSDTTGTPRQEDGRNGGSTSPGFNAGQPQQPLDIGNSNAPLEFGSGFSLASFDPAGDDLDSINGVYISAEALFVANNGGMANPQQAEMVALAVGVNAGARDLERDSDLLNTVRNGFGNGSAIAPLSGTLAEIRLWNVPLEAGSIKPTIQGGEKGLLAWWRFEEAEGAIALDSKGSSHARFKGAVQWVKDPNPSGSQLVLYRNGQLLSSELVPAASRAVLLSPQAQFTLGALQRGNRTQEFFQGELEEVRIWQTARTPEQLQDNLFRRLLGENGQFLDNREDLLAYYPFDTQRAGVLSDFSLLGNDLTPVDAEFVLSTAPIGEDTPQVRSALAGVRTPFSDRLQSTPAVQEYGDLQTDVDCNLFGIYKRCYGLIKDGQWELVTGFKVGELVTEWVGQVQFDPQLIGFIEGAPPVPGENLTSRGAVLGEFANYNGASSVELKQASKTNFTFSADKESGFDSSFDLTAGLLTGANVEAGIGLVTEVADADSAFGIKAKFENSLGWLSSGSTSLGLTTNLSSKQQLQGFVEPANAVAFGDVGRRFIPENTGFALVQSQTADVFALRLKHNSALVSYQMRPNPDIPPDRNIINFPINPAYTKQGTLDGKIGFTPDAAYPNALTFSSDSSFYKPIEAFALKQRIQREEERVQAYYDQYDAGAVGRRQNVLFGQSGDLGSEEVLQNLPRLEKRNLANTYVWTADGGLFAETQETMDVVQESYGGSYAFKGQAGIFADLDVAISGVGFKFGFEAMFGGRLNVQATKSVQSENSFSVEVNVDEVERDVFLRDEAGEVLFDLSNPLTPKALRHPGKVDAYRFMTFYLEPQADHFDHFFSQVVDPIWLEQSTDANALALRGLRDANKGPGTKPPCWRIFHRVTFVSRVLPPIGSTKPLPALESTLRELSIDSNFELIKRLDPFVADKVDDIGEFSRAIRETIATFLPELQPHVAAITEFMRLFYGVTEVTSLADSPELTALLEGDRSPNAAPVVRVGRSQTLHLEDEAVQTTLPGSVADDRLSPEAVFVTWAVQSAPSGATVAFEDLHSPVTVASFSNIGRYRLALTASDGTLSATEDLDILVNQSPLVRAGEDQEIGFRQSLELRGELVRDGRGDRTTQALTTRWEAVSGPGSVTFDNAAAPRTRALFSASGVYLLRLTAETTTASGVLTHSDDLQVFVGARINRGLLSLYSFADSLANEGNTVRDVAGVGVPVDLAIAGKPTPLKARGATTPFALALKKPARLTSTNASRLIQAIKASGEFTLEAWINPSQGNQPGLGRILTLSGGASRRNLILGQAGNQFHLGVRTSETNGNASDRAFASGIVAPATLTHVVCTRETNGTTRLYLNGQVVAQRVIPGTLANWDDSFALALGNELGDTLSEDRAWLGDFHLVALYSSALTPAEIATNFEVGADANLAPVVSAGADQVINLPSALSLKGAVMDDQLLNGNLSVLWSQPGGPAPVTFSDPTSLEPTVTFTEPSTNDEDGQPVKVAGVYTLRLTVGDEAQAISDEVQITVNHAPMIKAPNAIVVQLPNRAQLTAEVQSGLGNPQQGRLTLLWSQLSGPGAVSFSDPALANTAAQFSESGTYRLRLTASNGLLTTVADVTVHANKAPMIRVSAAPLVNLPSTATLQGEVVDTGLADPSGTVSAKWSLVNGPGLVTFADAQRLSTTATFSTSGEYTLRLTVSTGELTTSREVTITANQAPLVDAGPDQSLDFPALAELDGTVSDDGFPTTPGRLTLAWSKVSGPGAVTFADPASDITTAQFSRGGEYVLRLTANDGAIAAHDEVIIRVNQPPVVNAGADQVLTLTAQAEGAVQSVTATLNGTVQDDGLPANTLTTLWQQLSGPAPAVLKDAAKPSTSAEFPGAGTYVLELSASDGRLTGRDTVTVVVSKRVMTGIQALYDFREGSGNTIRDQSGIQPALDLVLVNGAIARIPQGIALQQPSLLATAGAATRLNQAIQRSQALTVEAWVKPAQLSPSQTPARIVTLSVDTGHRNVTLGQNNNQYVTRLRTTTTGVNGSSKVVEAGSVSVNQLTHLVYTRDGEGNATLYLDGQVQKREVISGDLSNWDATYRLALGNELTGDRPWLGEYHLVAIYDRALTVEEVSQNFAARLP, from the coding sequence ATGACTGCTCAAGCCCCCGTTTTAGAAGGCTTTATCAAGCGCTACAGCGATCGCAACTACCGCTACCCCGTGCTGGTGCGCCACCAGGGCACCGTGATTGCCTTGGCGATGGATGACCAGCGCCGCATCTATTATTCCGTGCTAAATCTCAATGGTCAGGGAAATTCCCTCGACGTGAATAGCTGGGCTGACCAGCCCCAGGAGCTGGAGTTTCCCAAAGAAATTGCTGAAGTAGGTTTCGGCCTCGCCGATCAGCTGCTGCTGCCGACGGTGAAGAAGGGCAGCCGCACCCCGGTCAATGCGGGTGTGGTGGTAGCCGACAACGAAGTAGACAAGTTTCTCTCTAGAACCGCGCGGCTGACGGCAGATGCTCCATTTCAAGCGATGTCAGATGGGCGGTTTGTCTACGTGTTTCGCCAGGCGATCGCCGCTAACCACCCCGACCAAATCACCGTTGAAGGCCCCGAAAACCGCCAGATCCCAATCGTAGACTCGACGCTGCTGGTCGATCGCTTTGTGCTGTCGGGGGCGTCGGGCGCATCCCAGGCTGGGGAAGCTGCCCCGGTACCGCAGCTCAAACTCAATCTAGAGGTGCGCTTTCGCCGCAGCCGCAGCAAGACTCGCCCCCAGAGCACCAAAGACAGCCTGGGCGCGCGCGACATGCAGGATCAGCCCTTCTTTGAGCCCACCCAGGAGCTGTCGTTTATTCGCAACTTGCAGGAGGGACGGTTTTCGATCGTGCTGCTGCCCACCACCATTGCCGAGGTGTCGCGCTGGCAGATCTTTGCCTTTAACAGCGCCACAGGAATGATCGATGCCTACAACGTGGAGCGATCGCTAGAGGGCCTGTTCAACACCCGAGGCACTCAATCTGCCCCCAGCAGCGATGCCGCCGAGACGGCGCTGAACTTCAGCCAGGAGAGTGACCACGTGGTGCTGGCCCCAGGAGTTCGCCTCGGCCAGGGCTTTAGTCAGGAGGCGTGGATTTTCCCCCGCGTTACCGCACCGGAGCCGGGGGAAGCGCTAGAGCAGGCTCTGCTGGGGAATGACGACAAGACCGCCACGGCACCACCCTCGATCTGGATTGTGGACAACCGCCGGGTGCGGGTGGGCTTTGGCGATGGCGCTGGGTTTCAGTCCTTCATCACCGGAGAGGTGCTGCGATCGAACCAGTGGAACCATTTGGCGGTGGTATTTAGCAACGACCCCGACGATGCGGGCTATCACCTCTACGTCAATGGTCTGCCCGTGGATGTGCGCCAGGAAGGCACAGCGGGCACCAGTGTGGGTAAGGTGCCAGTGGATGCGGCCATCACGCTGATCGGCGCGCCCAGCCACAGCTTCTCTGGCCTGATCGACGAGATTCGCCTGTGGAATCGGCCGCGATCGGAGCGAGAAATTCGCAGCGATCGCGGCCTGCGCCTCTCTGGCCACGAGCTGGGGCTAGCGGCCTACTGGCGACTCGACGAAGGCTCTGGCCGCGAAATTTTTGACCACACCAGCAACCATGCCCCCGGCACCATGACGGCGGGCTTTGCCAACCGCGCCTGGGTAGCCTCCGACGCACCCATTGGCGAAAACGCCGGAGTGAACCGCGACAGCTTCCGCTTTGAGGGGCGCACCGTCGAGTCGGGTATCGCCTCGCTGCTCTACTTCCAGCAGCAGGAGGCCCGCACCGGCTACGACCAACAGGCCAAACCCCTGCGTCAGGGAGCGCGGGTGATGCTGGCGGTGGCGACCCAAGCGTCTGGGGGCGATCGCAAAGAAATTGCCACCCTTGATTTTGGTGTTTCTGCCAACGGCCGCCTGGCCAAGGTCGCCGACAAATTGCGGCTCAAGCCCGTAGCGGTGGAGCGCGACGGCGACCCAGTGGATGTGAGCGCTGAATTAGCCCAAATTCAGGCAATTCAGCAGGTGATTGACCAAACCCTAAGCGCCGACGACACTGCCGATGTGAGTGTTGCCCTGGCCCAGATTGAGGCGTTGCAGGCCGCGATCAGCCAAAAGCAGCAGGCGGCTCGCACCGTGGATGTCAACGCCGAACTCGATCGCATTGGTACCTTGCAGGGCGCCATCACTCAAAAGACCCAGCGCGTGACAACCCTGAGCGAGGAAATCGACTACCTCAATCGGGTATTTAGGATTGTGGATGATGCGATCGCTAACCGCAGCACCGGGCTCATCGTGCCGGCGGGCAGTTTAGATAGTCTCAATCTACCGGCTAAGCTCAGCCGACTGCGCGAGCTGCGTAATCTCCAGGCGAATGGCCAGCAAGAGCTACAGCAGCTGCTAGATTTTCTGCGCAATGCTCGGGTTACCCTACACGAGCACGCTAACTTTGGTGGCCGCTCTCTATCCTTTGGTCTGAATGCCATTGGCAACAGCTTTTCGCCCCGCTTTGTGGGCTATACCCAGCTCAATCAGCACAACTTCAACGATCTGATCAGCAGCATTAGCATTTCGGCTTTTATTCGCGTCGGGCGAGGGTCACAGCTGTTTTTGCCGGCGCTGCAAGTCACTGTTTTCGAGCACGCCAACCGCAACAGCGGCCAAAATGGGTTTGCCCACACGTTTACCGATACTACGGCCTTTGTCGGTCGCAATTTTAACGATCGCATTTCCAGCCTAGAGATCTCCGAAAACTCAGCCTTTCGCAATCACTGCGACGCGCTGCAGCGATCGCTCGACTCCCTGACCACCGACCTCAGCACTCTGCTCGACGAGCTGCGCGGCATTCGCACCAGCATTGAAGCCCTGCGTGCCGATCAAGACCAGCAGCGGCAGCAGCTAGAGCAGGCAGTGACGAGCGATCGCACCGCCCTGGCTGCGCTGCAAAACCTGCTGAATAAGGGGTTTGCCGCCACCATGCCGCTGGTGCACAGCGATGTCAACGGCTTGTCGGTGGCGGGCGGGCTGCTCACCTTCGCCTGGTCAGATGACACCCCGCTATTGTTCGATAGCGCCGTGGGCAACGTGGCGATGTATTTTCGCGGTACCGATGACCAATTTTTTGTGGCCTACTACAAAACCTTGACCCAGCGGGCGCGCTATGTCCTAAATGATGCCCTGGGGGCAGAGGCGGTAGTGGGTTTTGCCCGCTCCACCGAGGCCGAGATGGATCGCATTCGCCTCAATGTGGCTGGGGAGGCAGCTGACTCCGCCTGCACTGTCACCATTCAGAACAAAGCCGGCGGCCAGACAATTATTGAAACCTGGCACCAAGTACCCCGCGCTCCCGAGGGCTTTGCCAAGGTGCTAAATGGCCTCGCGGGCGATCGCACCTTTGTCGGTCGCGGCGAAATCGTTCTCACCTCTGGGCGCGCCGACACCCTAACCGTAGCGGGGGGGCTGCACCGCTCGCTACCGGCTGGGGCCACGCTGTTTATCGGCGATTTTAAGGCCACTCTCGAAACCGCCGTAGACCAAGGCGCAACGGAGCTGGCCATTCGCACTGAGGCGGCCAGCTCCACCACCGCACCGCTACCCGTGTTCTTTTTGGAATATGACTATGCAGTGCAGGCCAGCACCACCCAGGGCGGTGCTGACCTCTCCTCCGGCTCTAAGCTGTTGGCTTTTATTGCCAATGGCGCCGGCCAGGCGGTGAAGAATGGCACCGTGCACAGCGGTCTGACGCTCTCTAGCCGCTGGGTCTCTGAGGCTCCAGGCCATACCTATGCCTTCGACGGCCAAGACAGCCACGCTCGGCTGGAGGCCTCCAGCGCCGATTTTGACCAGCAGCTACGGCGGTTTTCGCCCCAGGCTGACCTGACGCTAGAAGCCTGGGTGCGCCCCAGCCAAATCGCCGAGGCCAGTCTGCGATCGCGCCTGCTCCACTACCAACCAGCGGCAAATACCACCGACACCCGTTATCTGTTGGGGCTGAAGCGCGAGGAGCTGACCACGGCGATCGCCCTCAACGGCAGCACTGACCTGGTGCGCATTCCTAACGCTACCCAACTCAATTTTGCTGGGGCCATCACCATAGAGGCCTGGGTCAAACCCGCCAAAAACGAGAACCTGGGCAACATCATTGTCCACGGCAACGCCAGCGGCCCCCAGGTTTTTCTGCGCATTAACGAAGGACGCTACGAAGCGGGCAGCCACAACGGCACCGACCACAAGGTGGCCATCGTCATGCCCGCCGCCGATCGCACCGGTAACGCCTGGGTTCACCTGGCCGGGGTTTACGACGGCACCCACTGGCGGCTGTACCGCAACGGCATTGCTTTGGGTGAACAGGCCGATGCGATCGGGGCCATCCCCATTGATGCTGACTGGGGCCTGGGGGCTCACCCTAACCCGAGCGATCGCGTGCGAATTTTGACTGGGGCGATCGCTGAGGCTCGCATTTGGCAGCGGGGCCGCACCCAGACCGAAATCGCTGTTGACATGACCCGCGAACTCAGCGGCAACGAAACCGACCTGGTGGGCTGCTGGCGCTTCGACGACTTTGGCAATCGCCGTGCCACTGACCACGCCCGCTTTGGCCACCACGGTCAGCTCGAAGGCAATCCCCAGCCGACAGAGTCTCCCATTCCGGCTTATTCGGTGTTTGCTGGAGTGGGTGAGCAACTGGTGCAGTCATCGCAAAAGATTGCCGCGGGCAATTGGAACCACCTGGCAGCGGTTTTCAACCAGTCCTACGGAGTGCAGCTCGATGGCCAGCCCGGCACCTTTTTGGATGCAGGCGCTGACCTCACCCTCGACCTCAACCGCGATCTGACCATCGAAGCGGCCTTTAAAGTCAATGATCTGAGCCAGCCCCGCGCCCTGCTCACTAAGGGCAAACTTAGCGCTACCGAAGACTCCGAGCAGCGCGTGCCCTACGCCCTTTACCTCAACTCGGCAGGCCGTTTGGTCTTCGCCTTTGAGGATGTCAGGGGCAAAAAACACCTGTTCATCTCCCAGCCCATTCCCAACCCCACCGAGTTTCACACCGTCACCGTCACCCGCAAGCGCCATACCATCACCAGCCCGGTGCGCAACAATAGCGATCAGCAAACTGGAGTCGATATTGTCTCCTGGGATGCGATTCAGTTCTTTGTGGATGGCAAGGCGAACACCCCTATCGGCCAGCCCTACGGCCTGTTTGAATACAAAAAAGCCGGCAGCGACACCACCGGCACCCCCCGCCAGGAGGACGGCCGCAATGGAGGCAGCACCAGCCCCGGCTTCAATGCCGGACAGCCCCAGCAGCCCCTGGACATTGGTAACAGCAATGCTCCACTAGAGTTTGGCTCGGGCTTTAGTCTGGCCAGCTTCGACCCAGCGGGCGACGATTTGGACAGCATCAACGGCGTGTACATTTCCGCTGAGGCTCTGTTTGTTGCTAATAACGGCGGCATGGCCAACCCCCAGCAAGCCGAAATGGTAGCCTTGGCGGTTGGGGTCAACGCTGGGGCGCGTGATTTAGAGCGGGATAGCGATCTGCTCAATACCGTCCGCAACGGGTTCGGCAACGGCTCTGCGATCGCCCCCCTCAGCGGCACCCTGGCCGAAATTCGCCTGTGGAATGTGCCTTTGGAGGCAGGCAGTATCAAACCTACAATTCAGGGTGGCGAAAAGGGACTGCTCGCTTGGTGGCGCTTTGAGGAGGCGGAGGGCGCGATCGCCTTGGACTCCAAGGGCAGCAGCCATGCCCGCTTCAAAGGAGCGGTGCAGTGGGTCAAAGACCCCAACCCCAGCGGGTCGCAGCTGGTGCTCTACCGGAACGGGCAGCTGCTGAGTAGTGAACTCGTGCCAGCGGCCAGCCGCGCCGTCCTGCTCTCGCCTCAGGCTCAGTTCACCCTGGGTGCGCTGCAACGCGGCAACAGAACCCAGGAATTCTTCCAGGGTGAACTGGAGGAAGTGCGAATCTGGCAAACGGCTCGCACCCCAGAGCAGCTGCAAGATAACCTGTTCCGGCGGCTACTGGGCGAAAATGGGCAGTTCCTCGACAACCGCGAAGACCTGCTCGCCTACTATCCCTTTGACACTCAGAGGGCCGGAGTGCTCTCCGACTTCTCGCTGCTGGGCAATGATCTGACGCCAGTTGACGCTGAGTTTGTGCTTTCCACTGCCCCCATCGGCGAAGACACTCCCCAGGTGCGCAGCGCCCTGGCGGGGGTGAGGACTCCCTTTAGCGATCGCCTCCAAAGCACCCCCGCCGTGCAGGAATACGGCGATCTGCAAACCGATGTCGACTGCAACCTGTTCGGCATTTACAAGCGCTGCTACGGCTTGATTAAAGACGGCCAGTGGGAGCTAGTCACTGGCTTTAAGGTGGGCGAACTGGTCACCGAATGGGTCGGCCAGGTGCAGTTCGATCCGCAGCTGATCGGCTTTATCGAAGGGGCGCCGCCAGTCCCCGGCGAAAACCTTACCAGTCGCGGGGCCGTGCTCGGTGAATTTGCCAACTACAACGGGGCTAGCTCCGTTGAACTCAAGCAGGCCAGCAAAACTAACTTCACCTTTTCCGCTGATAAAGAAAGCGGCTTTGACTCCAGCTTTGATCTGACTGCCGGGCTGCTGACCGGGGCCAATGTCGAAGCCGGTATTGGCTTGGTAACCGAGGTGGCCGACGCGGACAGCGCCTTTGGCATCAAGGCCAAGTTTGAAAATTCCCTGGGCTGGCTCAGCTCGGGCAGCACCAGCCTGGGCCTGACCACCAACCTATCGAGCAAGCAGCAGCTGCAAGGGTTTGTCGAGCCTGCCAATGCCGTTGCCTTTGGCGATGTCGGTCGGCGGTTTATTCCCGAAAACACGGGTTTTGCCCTGGTGCAGTCGCAGACCGCCGATGTGTTTGCCCTGCGCCTCAAGCACAACAGCGCCCTGGTGTCGTACCAGATGCGCCCTAACCCCGACATCCCGCCCGATCGCAACATCATCAACTTCCCCATCAACCCCGCCTACACCAAGCAGGGCACCCTCGACGGCAAGATCGGCTTCACCCCCGATGCGGCCTACCCCAATGCCCTCACCTTTAGCAGCGACAGCAGCTTTTATAAGCCGATTGAGGCCTTTGCCCTCAAGCAGCGCATCCAGCGCGAAGAGGAGCGGGTGCAAGCCTACTACGACCAGTACGACGCGGGAGCTGTAGGCCGCCGCCAGAATGTGCTGTTTGGCCAGAGCGGTGACCTGGGCAGTGAAGAAGTGCTGCAAAACCTGCCCCGGCTAGAGAAGCGCAACCTGGCCAACACCTACGTCTGGACGGCGGACGGCGGGCTGTTTGCCGAAACCCAGGAAACCATGGACGTGGTGCAGGAGAGCTACGGCGGCTCCTACGCATTCAAGGGGCAGGCGGGCATCTTTGCCGACCTGGACGTGGCCATCAGCGGTGTGGGCTTTAAGTTTGGCTTTGAGGCCATGTTTGGCGGCCGGCTCAACGTGCAGGCCACCAAGAGCGTGCAGTCAGAGAATAGCTTCTCGGTCGAGGTGAATGTCGATGAGGTCGAGCGCGATGTATTTCTGCGCGACGAAGCGGGAGAAGTGCTGTTTGACCTCAGCAATCCCCTGACGCCCAAGGCCCTGCGCCATCCTGGCAAAGTCGATGCCTACCGGTTCATGACCTTCTATCTGGAGCCTCAGGCCGACCACTTCGACCACTTCTTTAGCCAGGTGGTTGACCCCATTTGGCTAGAGCAAAGCACCGACGCCAACGCCCTGGCCCTGCGCGGCCTGCGCGATGCCAACAAAGGCCCTGGCACCAAGCCCCCCTGCTGGCGCATTTTCCACCGGGTCACCTTTGTCAGCCGGGTGCTGCCCCCGATCGGCAGCACCAAGCCCCTGCCGGCACTAGAATCTACCCTGCGGGAGCTGAGCATCGACAGCAACTTTGAGCTGATCAAGCGGCTCGACCCGTTTGTAGCCGACAAGGTAGACGACATTGGCGAATTCTCCCGCGCCATTCGCGAGACCATTGCTACCTTCCTGCCCGAGCTCCAGCCCCATGTGGCTGCCATCACCGAGTTTATGCGGCTGTTCTACGGCGTCACCGAGGTCACTAGTCTGGCCGACAGCCCCGAACTGACGGCACTCTTGGAGGGCGATCGCAGCCCCAACGCCGCTCCAGTGGTGCGGGTAGGCCGCAGCCAAACCCTGCATCTGGAAGATGAGGCGGTGCAAACTACCCTGCCTGGCTCGGTGGCAGACGATCGCCTCTCTCCTGAGGCCGTCTTCGTCACCTGGGCAGTGCAGTCGGCACCCTCCGGGGCCACCGTCGCCTTTGAAGATCTTCACAGCCCCGTGACCGTTGCCAGCTTTAGCAACATTGGCCGCTACCGGCTAGCCCTAACCGCCAGCGACGGCACCCTATCTGCCACGGAAGACCTCGATATTTTGGTCAACCAGTCGCCCCTGGTGCGAGCTGGGGAAGACCAGGAGATCGGCTTCCGCCAGTCCCTAGAACTGCGCGGCGAACTGGTGCGGGATGGTCGAGGCGATCGGACGACTCAAGCCCTCACCACTCGCTGGGAGGCGGTCAGCGGCCCTGGCTCCGTTACCTTTGACAACGCCGCCGCCCCGCGCACCCGCGCCCTCTTTAGCGCCAGTGGCGTCTACCTGCTGCGGCTGACGGCAGAAACTACCACCGCTAGCGGTGTGCTCACCCACAGCGACGACCTGCAAGTGTTTGTGGGGGCGCGCATCAACCGAGGTCTTCTCAGCCTCTACAGCTTCGCGGATAGTTTGGCCAACGAGGGCAACACCGTGCGAGATGTCGCTGGCGTTGGGGTGCCGGTGGATCTGGCGATCGCCGGTAAACCTACACCGCTCAAAGCCCGCGGCGCAACCACGCCCTTTGCCCTGGCGCTGAAGAAGCCCGCCCGGCTCACCAGCACCAATGCCAGCCGCCTGATCCAGGCGATCAAAGCCAGCGGTGAGTTCACCCTAGAAGCCTGGATAAACCCCTCCCAGGGAAACCAGCCCGGCCTGGGTCGCATTCTCACCCTGTCGGGTGGAGCTAGCCGCCGCAACCTGATTTTGGGCCAGGCGGGTAACCAGTTCCACCTCGGGGTGCGCACCAGCGAGACGAATGGCAATGCCAGCGATCGCGCCTTTGCCAGCGGCATTGTGGCCCCCGCCACCCTCACCCACGTCGTCTGCACCCGCGAGACCAACGGCACCACCCGTCTGTATCTGAATGGCCAAGTTGTGGCTCAGCGCGTCATCCCCGGCACCCTGGCCAACTGGGACGACAGCTTTGCCCTTGCCCTCGGCAACGAGCTGGGCGATACGCTCAGCGAAGACCGCGCTTGGCTGGGCGACTTCCATCTGGTAGCGCTCTACAGCAGCGCCCTCACCCCCGCCGAAATTGCCACCAACTTTGAGGTGGGGGCCGACGCCAACCTGGCTCCGGTGGTTTCTGCGGGTGCTGACCAGGTGATCAACCTCCCTAGTGCTCTCTCCCTCAAAGGGGCTGTTATGGATGACCAGCTGCTCAACGGCAACCTATCGGTGCTGTGGAGCCAGCCCGGTGGCCCAGCCCCGGTCACCTTTAGCGACCCGACCAGCCTAGAACCCACGGTGACCTTTACCGAACCGAGCACCAACGATGAAGACGGGCAGCCCGTTAAGGTGGCGGGCGTCTACACCCTGCGGCTCACCGTCGGCGACGAGGCCCAGGCCATTAGCGACGAGGTACAGATCACCGTTAACCACGCGCCGATGATCAAAGCGCCGAATGCGATCGTGGTGCAGTTGCCCAACCGAGCCCAGCTCACCGCCGAGGTGCAAAGCGGCTTGGGCAACCCCCAGCAGGGACGCCTCACCCTGCTCTGGAGCCAGCTCAGCGGACCGGGCGCGGTTTCCTTTAGCGACCCTGCCTTGGCCAACACCGCCGCTCAGTTCTCCGAAAGCGGCACCTACAGGCTGCGGCTCACCGCCAGCAACGGGCTGCTCACCACCGTGGCCGATGTCACCGTCCACGCCAACAAAGCGCCGATGATTCGGGTCAGCGCTGCACCGCTAGTCAACCTGCCCTCTACCGCTACCCTCCAGGGTGAAGTAGTCGATACTGGCTTGGCCGATCCGTCGGGCACCGTGAGCGCCAAGTGGAGTCTGGTCAATGGCCCCGGCTTGGTCACCTTTGCCGATGCCCAGCGGCTGTCTACCACCGCCACCTTCAGCACCAGCGGCGAGTACACCCTGCGGCTGACCGTCAGCACCGGGGAACTCACCACCAGCCGCGAGGTGACGATCACCGCCAACCAGGCTCCCCTGGTCGATGCCGGCCCCGATCAGAGCCTCGATTTCCCCGCCCTGGCCGAACTCGACGGCACCGTCAGCGACGACGGCTTCCCAACCACCCCCGGTCGCCTGACCCTGGCCTGGAGCAAAGTCAGCGGCCCCGGCGCGGTCACCTTTGCCGACCCCGCCAGCGACATTACCACGGCCCAGTTTTCTCGGGGCGGTGAGTATGTGCTGCGGCTAACGGCAAACGATGGGGCGATCGCCGCCCACGACGAGGTAATCATTCGAGTGAACCAGCCCCCTGTGGTCAATGCCGGAGCCGATCAAGTCCTCACCCTGACAGCGCAAGCCGAAGGAGCGGTTCAGTCTGTAACGGCAACTCTCAATGGTACGGTCCAGGATGACGGTCTCCCCGCCAATACCCTGACCACGCTTTGGCAGCAGCTCAGCGGTCCGGCCCCCGCCGTTCTGAAAGATGCTGCAAAACCCTCCACCTCGGCCGAGTTCCCTGGAGCGGGCACCTACGTGCTGGAGCTGAGCGCTAGCGACGGACGGCTGACCGGGCGCGATACTGTCACGGTTGTCGTTTCCAAGCGAGTCATGACGGGTATTCAGGCCCTCTACGATTTTCGCGAGGGCAGCGGCAACACCATCCGTGACCAGTCAGGGATTCAGCCCGCGCTGGACTTGGTTTTGGTGAACGGGGCGATCGCCCGCATCCCCCAAGGTATTGCCCTCCAGCAGCCCAGCTTGCTAGCCACCGCCGGAGCTGCGACTCGGCTCAACCAAGCCATTCAGCGCAGCCAGGCATTAACCGTAGAGGCCTGGGTGAAACCAGCCCAGCTTTCCCCCAGCCAGACCCCGGCGCGGATTGTCACTCTCTCAGTCGATACCGGACATCGCAACGTCACCCTGGGCCAAAACAACAACCAGTACGTAACGCGCTTGCGCACCACCACCACTGGGGTCAACGGGTCTAGCAAGGTGGTCGAAGCGGGCTCAGTCAGCGTCAACCAGCTGACCCACCTGGTGTACACTCGCGACGGCGAGGGCAACGCCACCCTCTACCTCGACGGCCAGGTGCAAAAACGCGAGGTGATCAGCGGCGATCTTTCCAACTGGGATGCTACCTACCGTCTAGCTCTAGGTAATGAGCTAACGGGCGATCGCCCCTGGCTGGGTGAGTACCACTTGGTCGCCATCTACGATCGCGCCCTCACCGTCGAGGAGGTTAGCCAAAACTTCGCTGCCCGCCTGCCATAG